Part of the Desulfomonilaceae bacterium genome, CTCTGAGAACAATTTTGGCTCCTGTGGCTTCGTCACCCTGGAGCTTGAGATCGGCGATGGATTCCAGACAACGCAGATACGCCACACCACCACCGGGGACGATGCCCTCTTCCACGGCCGCGCGAGTCGCGTTCAGAGCGTCTTCGACTCTGGCTTTCTTTTCTTTCATCTCGGTTTCAGTCGCCGCTCCAACATTGATTACGGCTACGCCACCAACCAACTTGGCCAAACGCTCCTGAAGTTTTTCACGGTCATAATCCGAAGTGGTTTCGTCGATCTGGGTACGAATCTGTCGAACGCGGCCCTCAATCTTCTCTTTGGCGCCGGCGCCGTCAATTATAGTACTGTTGTCCTTGTCAATGGTGACTCTCTTGCAACGACCCATATCATTGAGATTGACATTTTCTAACTTCAGACCGAGGTCTTCAGAAATCACCTGACCACCGGTAAGAATCGCTATATCTTCGAGCATGGCTTTTCTTCGGTCACCGAAGCCGGGCGCCTTTACCGCGCAAGCGGTGAGTGTGCCACGCAGCTTGTTAACGACCAAAGTCGCCAGAGCTTCTCCTTCAACATCCTCAGCCAAGATAAGCAATGGACGGCCCATTTTGGCTACCTGCTCCAGCAACGGGAGCATGTCGCGCATATTTGAGATCTTCTTCTCATTGATAAGTATATAAGGCTCGTCGAGCACTACTTCCATTCTCTCAGGATCGGTTACAAAGTAAGGGGACAGATAACCGCGATCAAACTGCATACCTTCGACGACATCCAGTGAGGTCTCCATCGCCTTGGCTTCCTCGACCGTGATAACTCCCTCTTTTCCAACCTTTTCCATGGCTTCGGCAATGATGTTACCGATTGTGGGATCGTTGTTAGCCGAAATTGTCCCAACCTGGGCTATTTCTTTTTTGTCCTTGGTGGGCTTGGACAATTTTTTCAGATTTGTCACAACAGCTTCAACAGCAGCGTCCATGCCCCGTTTCAGGTCCATGGGAGAAGCGCCGGCGGCAACCATCTTGATGCCTTCACGGTACATCGCCTGAGCCAATACCGTTGCTGTAGTGGTTCCGTCACCAGCGACATCCGAAGTCTTGGAAGCGACTTCTTTCAGCATCTGGGCGCCCAGATTCTCAAATCTGTCTTCCAGTTCGATTTCTTTGGCTACTGTGACACCATCTTTTGTAACGTTAGGGGAACCCCATGATTTTTCAAGAATGGCGTTTCGCCCCCTTGGGCCAAGTGTGGATTTTACTGCGTCAGCCAAGATATTGACACCCTTGAGAATCTTGTCCCTCGCCTGTTGTTCGAAAAGAATTATTTTTGCGGCCATATAATTTCTCCTTAAATTTTTTTCAGCTTATGGCATTAGTGGTTTTGGATTTTAGCGGACACTTAATCAACGATGCCGAGAATGTCGTCTTCACGCATAATTAGGTATTCAACGCCTTCGACCTTGATTTCGGAACCTGAATACTTGCCAAACAGCACTGTATCGCCTGCTTTGAGTTCCAGGGGAATGATTTTACCGTCATCGCCCTTTTTACCCTTGCCTACTGCGATGATTTTGCCCTGCTGTGGTTTCTCTTTGGCGGTGTCAGGCAGAATTATGCCACCTTTGGTAACTTCCTCAGATTCCACCCTCTCAACGAGGACTCGATCATAAAGAGGACGAAATTTCATAGTATAACCTCCGAAGCCTTAAGATATAGTAAGAGAGCTAGACGCTTGTTAGCACTCACTATATATGAGTGCCAATAGTTGTCCGGTTTGTCAACCCCCAACGCCAGAACAAAAAATGGAAAAACTGAATGAAAACTGAATTTGTTTGTCCGAAATGCGGTTCCACCACGCTGGTTTACAGGAATCCCTTACCTACGGTGGATATCATAATCAGGATCCAGGGCGGATTCATTCTAATCAAGAGAAAAAATCCACCCTTCGGTTGGGCTTTGCCCGGAGGATTTGTAGATTACGGAGAATCGGTTGAAAACGCAGCAGTGCGGGAAGCCAAAGAGGAAACATCACTCGACATTACGGATCTGAAACTGTTGGGGGTGTACTCCGCTCCTGAAAGAGACCCAAGGCGCCACACTATCTCAACGGTGTTTACGGCGCGAGGCCACGGCGCCCCTGAAGCAGGGGACGACGCAATTCAAATCCAGGTTTTTAACAAGGATATTCTTCCAAAAGAATTGGCTTTTGATCACTTGAAAATCTTGCAGGATTTTTTCAGTTCCGGTTATTAACCTGTTCCATTTCTCCATCATGCGGATTTATGGCCAAGCGCTTTATCCCACAGGAAAGTTGCAAGATTCGATCTAACTGTCTAGTATCTTCTGTAATGTATTATCAGGAGACTACTCATGATCGGCGTATCAAAACTATACTGCGGCGCGGTCGAGGCGTCGGACCCCCTGCGGTACGGACGGATGTCCAAAGACTTACCATCGCATCTACTCCAATTCTCCAAGGACAAGAAGCCCGTTGTGGTTTGGAACGTAACCCAGAGATGCAATCTCAAATGTGTTCATTGCTATTCCCGCTCGGAAGACAAGAGCTATAAAAACGAACTTACTACAGACGAGGGGATTAATCTTCTCAATGATCTGGCTGAGTTTGGATCTCCGGTGATATTGTTCTCAGGTGGGGAACCTCTTATCAGACCTGACATACTTTCATTGATAAAACACGCCACGGCCTCTGGGATGAGGGCGGTTCTGTCGACAAACGGCACGTTGATAGACACGACGATGGCGTCGAAACTCAAAGATATGGGCTTGTCGTATGTGGGCATCAGCCTGGACGGACTGGACCAGGTTCATGACGCGTTCAGAGGGGTTCCCGGAACATACGTCCGGGTTCTCAAAGCCATACAAAATTGCCGGACGGCCGGTTTGAAGGTGGGGCTGCGTTTCACAATCAATAAGCGTAACTTCAAGGAGATAGCCGGGATATTTGATCTGGTGGAACAAGAGCGGATACCACGAATATGCTTTTATCATCTCGTCTATACCGGTCGTGGAGCTGATCTCATCAACGAAGATCTTGATCATGATCAAACCAGATCGGTGGTCGATCTTATTGTAGACCGAACCGCAGCCTTGCATGATAAGGGGATGAATGTCGAAGTACTGACCGTGGATAATCACGCCGACGGACCCTATATTTATCTGAGGCTATTGCAAGAGGATCCTGAAAGAGCCAAACAGGTTCTAGATCTGCTCCTCATGAACGAAGGCAATAATTCCGGACGGGGCATAGGTTGTGTTTCGTGGGACGGTTCTGTCCACGCTGATCAATTCTGGCGCCATCAAAGCTTCGGAAATATTCGGACCCGGCCATTTAGTCAGATATGGACTGATCCAAACGATGAGTTGCTCCGGAAATTAAAGGTAAAAAAGGATTTCGTTAAGGGCCGTTGCGCATCTTGTCAGTGGTTGAGTATCTGTGGCGGAAATTTCAGAGTGCGCGCTGAAGCGGTGACCGGGGACATTTGGGCTTCAGATCCAGCTTGCTATCTTACAGACCAGGAAATCGGGCTGAGTTAGAGTTCCATTTGCGATGGTTTTTTAATCGGACGCTCTGCTAGCGTTGAAATGCGGCATGTCGCTCGAAAGGTTTGCCCTATATGTTATATGGTGGCCATGTCCGAAACCTGGACGACATTGAGTTCCTCAGAGATTATCATTTTGATTTCGGTGAGGTTATTCTTGATGGTCCTGATTCGCGAGTCTACTGGGGTGACATGTATGCCCCCCGTGTCAACGGCCGAGAGTTTCATCTTATCGCTCATGGACCTCGTGAAGGCGACCCAAATAGCCTCGACAATTTGTTGAAAAATTATTGTCCTTCTCTCGAAGCTACGATAGATACGACCGTCAGGATAGGGGCCAATTTTTTGACGGCGCATTTGTGGATGGATCCCAGGTTTGTGTCTGCGAAGCTATTGCAGGAGAAAAAAAGCGCTTTCGAACGTCTTTTTGCCTACGCACACGAAAGAAAGGTGATCCTCAGCCTCGAAAATCTTTCAGAATCTGCGGCTGATATCGAGTTTACCTTGTCGAATATCCCACGCGGTTCCATAACGCTGGATATCGGTCATGGTCAGTTGCTGACGACAACCAATAGAGCTTTCGATATAATTGAGCGGCTGGCTTCAAAAGTGCGCCATGTCCACATTCATGACAACTCCGGCGGAAATGGGGTAAAAGATGACCTGCATTTACCGGTCGGAGATGGTATTATAGATTTCGAGGGTATTATAAGATCTCTCTTGTCGTCAGGATACGACAATACGATGACCCTGGAACTCAAGCCTCATGAACTCGATGTTTCCAGAAAAAAGTTGAATCAAATTGTCGATTATGTCCGGGCCGATTTAGTGGCCTAAATTTCTCTAGTTCGCCTCGCGCCCAAACTTGCCCCAGGGAGAGGATCACATGAAATCGGATAAGAGCTTCAAAGAGATGACTATTAGCAGCATAGCCTCAGATTCGAGGAACATGCAACCAGTGGTGGTCCTTCGGGAAAAAAGCGGGGACAGAGAGTTGTACATCTGGATAGGCCCCGTTGAAGCTATGGCTCTTCAAAGGGCCATTGCCAAGGAAGTCTTCCAAAGACCATTGACACATGAATTAATGCGAAACGTCATTGAAAAGACAGGGGCGCACATTGAGCATATTGAAATAGATGATCTCAAAGATCACACATATTACGCGACAATTTACTTGAAAACAGCGGACTCAAAGTTGGTAACAATAGACGCCAGGCCATCGGATTCTCTCGTATTGGCTACTTGGGCCGGAGTTCCAATTTTTGTTAATGAAGTCGTAATCGAGGGCATGACTAGCATCGAGCAACTAGAAGACAACAAGACTAAAATGGTCCTTACTCAGGAAGATGTCGAAAAAACCGACGAAGAACTCACTAAGATATTGGAAAGAATGAATCCGGACGACATTGGAAACGCCTAACCGATGCTCCCTTAACTTGCAGATTCCTCAGCAAGTTCTTTCTATCCTTGCTTTTAGCAAACTGGCCAATGTATCAGATCATTCATGGTCGGCCCTTCAGGACCAAATTATGAGGCGTGGAAATAATTTAATGTCGGGGCCATACCCAAGATTTTCAAATCATGTCAATAGCTGAATCCAAAAAATTCGACAATGCGTCTTCGACAAATGGCGCAGG contains:
- a CDS encoding bifunctional nuclease family protein; the protein is MKSDKSFKEMTISSIASDSRNMQPVVVLREKSGDRELYIWIGPVEAMALQRAIAKEVFQRPLTHELMRNVIEKTGAHIEHIEIDDLKDHTYYATIYLKTADSKLVTIDARPSDSLVLATWAGVPIFVNEVVIEGMTSIEQLEDNKTKMVLTQEDVEKTDEELTKILERMNPDDIGNA
- the groES gene encoding co-chaperone GroES, whose product is MKFRPLYDRVLVERVESEEVTKGGIILPDTAKEKPQQGKIIAVGKGKKGDDGKIIPLELKAGDTVLFGKYSGSEIKVEGVEYLIMREDDILGIVD
- a CDS encoding NUDIX hydrolase, yielding MKTEFVCPKCGSTTLVYRNPLPTVDIIIRIQGGFILIKRKNPPFGWALPGGFVDYGESVENAAVREAKEETSLDITDLKLLGVYSAPERDPRRHTISTVFTARGHGAPEAGDDAIQIQVFNKDILPKELAFDHLKILQDFFSSGY
- the ahbC gene encoding 12,18-didecarboxysiroheme deacetylase — translated: MIGVSKLYCGAVEASDPLRYGRMSKDLPSHLLQFSKDKKPVVVWNVTQRCNLKCVHCYSRSEDKSYKNELTTDEGINLLNDLAEFGSPVILFSGGEPLIRPDILSLIKHATASGMRAVLSTNGTLIDTTMASKLKDMGLSYVGISLDGLDQVHDAFRGVPGTYVRVLKAIQNCRTAGLKVGLRFTINKRNFKEIAGIFDLVEQERIPRICFYHLVYTGRGADLINEDLDHDQTRSVVDLIVDRTAALHDKGMNVEVLTVDNHADGPYIYLRLLQEDPERAKQVLDLLLMNEGNNSGRGIGCVSWDGSVHADQFWRHQSFGNIRTRPFSQIWTDPNDELLRKLKVKKDFVKGRCASCQWLSICGGNFRVRAEAVTGDIWASDPACYLTDQEIGLS
- the groL gene encoding chaperonin GroEL (60 kDa chaperone family; promotes refolding of misfolded polypeptides especially under stressful conditions; forms two stacked rings of heptamers to form a barrel-shaped 14mer; ends can be capped by GroES; misfolded proteins enter the barrel where they are refolded when GroES binds), yielding MAAKIILFEQQARDKILKGVNILADAVKSTLGPRGRNAILEKSWGSPNVTKDGVTVAKEIELEDRFENLGAQMLKEVASKTSDVAGDGTTTATVLAQAMYREGIKMVAAGASPMDLKRGMDAAVEAVVTNLKKLSKPTKDKKEIAQVGTISANNDPTIGNIIAEAMEKVGKEGVITVEEAKAMETSLDVVEGMQFDRGYLSPYFVTDPERMEVVLDEPYILINEKKISNMRDMLPLLEQVAKMGRPLLILAEDVEGEALATLVVNKLRGTLTACAVKAPGFGDRRKAMLEDIAILTGGQVISEDLGLKLENVNLNDMGRCKRVTIDKDNSTIIDGAGAKEKIEGRVRQIRTQIDETTSDYDREKLQERLAKLVGGVAVINVGAATETEMKEKKARVEDALNATRAAVEEGIVPGGGVAYLRCLESIADLKLQGDEATGAKIVLRALEEPIRQIAVNAGHDGSIVVDKVKNQKGAFGFNAYKEVYEDLLENGVIDPAKVTRLALQNAASVASLMLTTEVMIAEKPKDKEAPAMPGGGMPPGGMY
- a CDS encoding TIM barrel protein — encoded protein: MLYGGHVRNLDDIEFLRDYHFDFGEVILDGPDSRVYWGDMYAPRVNGREFHLIAHGPREGDPNSLDNLLKNYCPSLEATIDTTVRIGANFLTAHLWMDPRFVSAKLLQEKKSAFERLFAYAHERKVILSLENLSESAADIEFTLSNIPRGSITLDIGHGQLLTTTNRAFDIIERLASKVRHVHIHDNSGGNGVKDDLHLPVGDGIIDFEGIIRSLLSSGYDNTMTLELKPHELDVSRKKLNQIVDYVRADLVA